The segment CCTACGAAGTATCGCGGTCCATTGCAGCCTGTGAAGGCGCACTGTTGGTGGTGGACGCCGCCCAGGGCATTCAGGCCCAAACCATTTCCAACCTCTACCTGGCGTTGGAACATGACCTGGAGATCATCCCGGTACTGAATAAAATTGACCTGCCAGGTGCAAATCCGGAAGCGGTCAGCGACCAGATCATCGACCTGATTGGTTGCAAAGAAGACGATATCATCCCTGCCAGCGCGAAGACCGGACAGGGCGTGATGGATATCCTCAGCGCCATCATCGATCGCATTCCCGCTCCGGAAGGAAATCCTGATGCACCACTTCAAGCGTTGATCTTCGACTCTGTTTTCAATTCCTATCGCGGCATCATTGCCTATTTCAGGGTGTATAACGGAAAGATCAATAAGGGAGATGAAGTGAAGTTCGTGAACACCGGCAAGAGATACCTCGCTGATGAGATCGGTGTGCTGAAGCTGGGCATGGAAGGCCGCAAACAAGTATCTGCCGGAGATGTGGGTTACATCATTTCCGGGATTAAAGATGCCCGTGAGGTGAAAGTGGGAGATACCATCACCCATGTTGACAGGCCATGTTCAACAGCCATCAAAGGTTTCGAAGATGTGAAACCGATGGTCTTCGCCGGAATCTATCCCATCGATAATGAGGATTACGAAGAACTCAGGGCATCCATCGAGAAACTGCAGCTGAACGATGCCTCCCTCACCTTCGAACCGGAATCATCTGCGGCACTCGGCTTCGGCTTCCGTTGCGGATTCCTCGGACTGCTTCATATGGAGATCATCCAGGAAAGACTGGAGCGTGAGTTCGACATGACGGTGATCACCACGGTTCCCAACGTATCTTATTTCGCCTATACGAAGAAGGGGGAAAAGCTTACCCTGAACAACCCTTCAGACCTGCCCGACCCCACTTTACTCGACTACATAGAGGAACCGTTTATAACCGCCCAGATCATTACCATGGCGGAATACACCGGTGCATTGATGAGCTTGTGCATCGACAAAAGGGGCATTCTGAAAAACCAGGTGTACATCACCACGGACCGGGTGGAGCTCACCTTTGAAATGCCATTGAGTGAGATCATCTTCGATTTCTACGACAAACTGAAAAGCATCTCCAAAGGCTATGCTTCGTTTGATTACCAACCCCTGGAATACCGCCAGTCCAAACTGGTACGCCTTGATATCCGCCTGAACAGCGAACCCGTTGATGCCCTCTCCGCCCTCATCCACTCCGACCATGCCTATTCTTTCGGCAGAAGGATGTGCGAAAAACTGAAGGACCTGCTGCCCCGCCAGCAGTTCGAGATTGCCATCCAGGCATCCATCGGTGCGAAGATCATTGCCCGGGAAACGGTACGTGCCCTGCGAAAAGATGTGACCGCTAAATGTTATGGTGGAGACATCTCCCGTAAAAGGAAGCTCCTCGAAAAGCAAAAGAAAGGTAAGAAGCGCATGCGTCAGGTGGGCAACGTGGAAGTGCCGCAACAGGCATTCCTTGCCGTGCTGAAGCTGGATTAAGCTAACGTTTATTTAAAGGTTTATGGTGTAAAGTTTAAGGTTGGTACGATATCAACTTTCAACCTTGAACCTTAAACCTTAAACTTTATTTCTACCGGCTGTAACTTTCGCATATATCACTTCGTCCCACCTTTAGAATCACCCAGGAATGACCACCGGCGAATACAATAAATGTGTGGACCTGCATGCGGACGGGCTGTACCGTTTCATCCTCAAGAACATCAAGGATGAAGAGAAAGCCCGCGATGTGGTACAGGATACTTTTGAAAAGATGTGGCTCAAAGTGAGTGACATCACTTTTGAGAAAGCCAAATCCTACATGTTCACCGCAGCCTATCACACCATGATCGACCGCATCAGGCGTGAGAAGAAACAAGGCAGTATGGACGAAGTGAACCCACGCAACATGTCTCACCAGCCGGTGAATTTTGACCTGAAACGGATCCTGGACGAAGCCCTGGCTCAATTGCCGGAGGCGCAACGGTCGGTGATCCTGCTCAGGGATTATGAAGGTTACTCCTATGAAGAGATCGGTCAGATCATGTCCCTGACCGAAAGCCAGGTGAAAGTTTACATCTTCAGAGGAAGGAAAACACTAAAGAAAATATTGGGCAGTATAGAAGCCGTACTATAATGAACATCACCCCACATAATGTAGAAGCCTGGCTGCTGGATTACTCGGAAGGTCGACTCAAAGCGGAACAGGTGGCGCAACTGATGCTCTTCCTGGAGAATCACCCGGAGCTCGGTCTTTCCCTCGATGATCTGGACGAAGAAATTCCTGCCTTCGAGGTAAACAACATCACCATGCCCGGCAAGGACTTTCTCAAACAGCCTGATTACGGACAAGGTATTTCCGCTATCAATTTAGACGATCACCTTGTTGCCGAAACAGAAGGCCTGTTGGATCAACATGTGATCAATGAACTGAATGCCTTTATTGAGCAACATCCGGAATGGCAAAAGGACAGGAAGCTGTATGCCATGACACATGTACAGGCGGATGCAGATGTTGTTTTTGAAGATAAAGATGCACTTCGCAAATCCAGACGTATTCTTCCATACTGGTCTTATGCCGCCGCTGCCGCAGTGGTGATCATGGCCATCACGCTGATGGTTCCACGCACCACGGGACCGGACACGGATCAACCTTTGGCCGAAACCAAAACTCCGGCCGGCCGGAATGCTGTGGAGAAAACAGAAGACAACATCGCTCCCGTGACAGAAGTTCCCGGTCAGGTTCAAACAGACAATCCCGTAGCAAACCCCTTAAGAAGTGCTGAAAAGCACGTGACCGGAAAGCAGGCAAACCAAAATCCGAAAAAGAATCCGGACACGATCAAGGATAACCCGGAATCTATACCAGCACCAGATCCGGTGACCGATCAGAATAACATGCCCGACCCCATCACTGTTGCCAATCCTGAACCAGTGCTTGCAGACGCCGGGGTCATTAAACAAACACCCGAACCGGAGTTAACACCCCCTTCGGAAGATGTAGCCATGAGCGCCGCCCTGCCCCAGTCGGAGGAAGTACCATCCGGTGTGATGAGCACCCTCGGTCTGATGGCTAAAAAAACCATCCTGAACCGCAAAGACGAAAAGGACGGACATATCGATGGCGCAGATGTGACCGAGGCACTGGCCCTGGGCGCCGGAAAATTGCTTGGGAAGAAAGTGGATGTGGAACGCGGTAACGCTGACAATGGCCAATCAAATTCCTTCTCCCTGCGTATCGGCAAGTTCGGTTTTTCCAGAATCAAAGCTTCCGAATCCAGCCTGTAACATTCCGGTATAGCAGTCCGTCCTACAATCAGAAATCAACAGAAGGTGTTGTACGGAAACCGGAACCATCTTCAACAAAAACTGAATCTAAATTATAAGCATATGAAAAAGTTATGGATGATCGCATTGGCCTGTCTGAGCATGGTGCAGTTGAAGGCACAGGACGATAAGCCAACCAAAGGAGACACAACCTCATTTGTCCTCGGCAATAAAAAAGTGACCGTGGTGGTGGATGAAACAGCAGCAGATAGCAGCGACACGGAAGACATCAAGCTGGACCTTGAAGAAGACAAACACATTGCCCATTGGGCAGCACTGGACGTGGGCGTGAATGGCTTTATGAATAAGGACGGAAACTTTGAGATGAAAGGCGCCTACGCACCATACGAACTGGACCATGCCAAGTCACAGGTATGGAAGCTGAACTTCATGGAGAAGAAAGTCAATTTTATCGGAGAGTACGTGGGCCTGGTAACCGGGCTCGGTGTCAGCTTTCATGGCTATGCGTTCAAGAATAACACCATCCTTCAATCCACCAATGACTCTACCTTTTCCATCATGGATACGGTGATCAATTACGATAAGAACAAACTCAAAGCCACCTACCTGGAATTGCCCCTTCTGCTGGAGATCAATACTTCTGCAAATCCGAAAAAAACCTTCCATATCGCAGCAGGTATGATCGGAGGTTACCGGATCGGTGCCCGTTACAAGCAGAAATATGAGTTGGATGGTGACAAATACCGGAACAAGGTCGCAGGACATTATAACCTCATGCCCTTTCATCTGACCGCCACCACACGGGTGGGATATGGCAACTTTACGGTCTTCGCCGACTATTCACTCACACCCCTCTTTGAAAGAGGCAAGGGACCTGAACTCTATCCCTTCAGCCTTGGGGTCACCTTTGTAGGATTATAACCACGAATAGCCTCCGGCAACGATGCCCCGCACCTTTGAAGGTGCGGGGTTTTTTTTACCTTTATCTCCCACGCACATTCGGTGCGAACACAAGCATATTACGGAACATGCAAGATAAACTGAAAGCACTCGAAGAAAAACGAGCCGAAGCCAGACTGGGCGGAGGTCAGGCCCGGATAGACAGTCAACACAAGAAAGGAAAACTGACCGCCCGTGAACGTATTCATTTTTTAATGGATGAAGGCAGCTTCGAAGAGATCGGAATGCTGATGACCCATCGCTCCAATCAATTCGGACTGGAAAACGAAGTATACCTAGGAGACGGTGTGGTGACCGGATATGGTACCATTCATGGCCGCCTCGTTTATGTTTATTCACAAGACTTCACCGTATTCGGAGGTTCACTGTCAGAAGCCCATGCGGAGAAGATATGCCGGATGATGGACCTCGCCATGAAGAACGGCGCACCTGTCATCGGTCTGAATGATTCCGGCGGCGCCCGCATCCAGGAAGGTGTGGTATCGCTGGGTGGCTATGCCGATATCTTTTACAGAAACACACGTGCTTCAGGCGTCATCCCGCAATTGTCCGCCGTCATGGGCCCTTGTGCCGGTGGAGCGGTTTACTCACCTGCCATCACCGATTTTATTCTGATGGTGGAGAAAAGTTCATACATGTTTGTCACCGGACCAAACGTGGTCAAGACCGTGACCCACGAGGAAGTGACCTCCGAGGAACTGGGCGGAGCAGAGACCCATTCTTCCAAATCCGGGGTAACACATTTTTCCTGTGCCAATGAGGTGGAATGCATACAGTATCTCAAGGATCTGGTCAGTTATATTCCACAGAATTGTGAGGAAGAACCCCCATCCTATCCGTATACGCCAGGTAATGAGATCAGATCCGGCCTGGGAGATCTTATTCCTGATAACGCGCAACAGCCTTATGATATCAAAGAAGTGATATGTGGTGTGGTGGACGACGATAGTTTCATGGAGGTACACAAACAATTCGCGGAGAATATCGTGGTGGGCTTTGCCAGACTGGCCGGTAAATCCATCGGCATCGTTGCCAATCAACCCGCTTTCCTGGCAGGCGTATTGGATATCAACGCATCCAGAAAGGCCGCACGTTTTGTGAGGTTCTGTGACTCTTTCAATATTCCGCTGCTGGTATTTGAAGATGTACCCGGCTTTCTTCCAGGTACGGACCAGGAGTGGAACGGCATCATCAGCAACGGCGCTAAACTTCTTTATGCATTCTGCGAAGCCACAGTCCCCAGAGTGACGGTCATTACACGTAAAGCATACGGCGGTGCCTATGATGTGATGAATTCCAAGCACATCGGCGCTGACATGAACTTTGCCTGGCCTTCAGCTGAAATTGCGGTAATGGGTGCCAAAGGCGCAGCTGAGATTATCT is part of the Flavobacteriales bacterium genome and harbors:
- the lepA gene encoding translation elongation factor 4 → MQHIRNFCIIAHIDHGKSTLADRLLEYTNTVSQKDLQNQVLDNMDLERERGITIKSHAIQMNFERDGQKYVLNLIDTPGHVDFSYEVSRSIAACEGALLVVDAAQGIQAQTISNLYLALEHDLEIIPVLNKIDLPGANPEAVSDQIIDLIGCKEDDIIPASAKTGQGVMDILSAIIDRIPAPEGNPDAPLQALIFDSVFNSYRGIIAYFRVYNGKINKGDEVKFVNTGKRYLADEIGVLKLGMEGRKQVSAGDVGYIISGIKDAREVKVGDTITHVDRPCSTAIKGFEDVKPMVFAGIYPIDNEDYEELRASIEKLQLNDASLTFEPESSAALGFGFRCGFLGLLHMEIIQERLEREFDMTVITTVPNVSYFAYTKKGEKLTLNNPSDLPDPTLLDYIEEPFITAQIITMAEYTGALMSLCIDKRGILKNQVYITTDRVELTFEMPLSEIIFDFYDKLKSISKGYASFDYQPLEYRQSKLVRLDIRLNSEPVDALSALIHSDHAYSFGRRMCEKLKDLLPRQQFEIAIQASIGAKIIARETVRALRKDVTAKCYGGDISRKRKLLEKQKKGKKRMRQVGNVEVPQQAFLAVLKLD
- a CDS encoding RNA polymerase sigma factor, producing MTTGEYNKCVDLHADGLYRFILKNIKDEEKARDVVQDTFEKMWLKVSDITFEKAKSYMFTAAYHTMIDRIRREKKQGSMDEVNPRNMSHQPVNFDLKRILDEALAQLPEAQRSVILLRDYEGYSYEEIGQIMSLTESQVKVYIFRGRKTLKKILGSIEAVL
- a CDS encoding PorT family protein; the encoded protein is MKKLWMIALACLSMVQLKAQDDKPTKGDTTSFVLGNKKVTVVVDETAADSSDTEDIKLDLEEDKHIAHWAALDVGVNGFMNKDGNFEMKGAYAPYELDHAKSQVWKLNFMEKKVNFIGEYVGLVTGLGVSFHGYAFKNNTILQSTNDSTFSIMDTVINYDKNKLKATYLELPLLLEINTSANPKKTFHIAAGMIGGYRIGARYKQKYELDGDKYRNKVAGHYNLMPFHLTATTRVGYGNFTVFADYSLTPLFERGKGPELYPFSLGVTFVGL
- a CDS encoding acyl-CoA carboxylase subunit beta: MQDKLKALEEKRAEARLGGGQARIDSQHKKGKLTARERIHFLMDEGSFEEIGMLMTHRSNQFGLENEVYLGDGVVTGYGTIHGRLVYVYSQDFTVFGGSLSEAHAEKICRMMDLAMKNGAPVIGLNDSGGARIQEGVVSLGGYADIFYRNTRASGVIPQLSAVMGPCAGGAVYSPAITDFILMVEKSSYMFVTGPNVVKTVTHEEVTSEELGGAETHSSKSGVTHFSCANEVECIQYLKDLVSYIPQNCEEEPPSYPYTPGNEIRSGLGDLIPDNAQQPYDIKEVICGVVDDDSFMEVHKQFAENIVVGFARLAGKSIGIVANQPAFLAGVLDINASRKAARFVRFCDSFNIPLLVFEDVPGFLPGTDQEWNGIISNGAKLLYAFCEATVPRVTVITRKAYGGAYDVMNSKHIGADMNFAWPSAEIAVMGAKGAAEIIFRKEIASAKDPEKKWLEKEQEYMEMFAHPYRAAARGYVDEVIRPEETRQKLIRAFEMLKNKAEELPRKKHGNIPL